A single region of the Streptomyces sp. NBC_01262 genome encodes:
- a CDS encoding DUF885 domain-containing protein, translating into MSTTADSRLPRQIADAYVDAYTELDPTAATYLGLRSGQDRLPDYSPAGLEAVADLARRTLAELDACGPVDDDTERRCARLLRERLTAELAVHEAGENLRQVNILFSPAHSVRGVFQMMPTDTDEDWAAIAARLRAVPAAMEGFRESLAAGLSRRLLAAPRQVDTVVGQLDEWLDESGDSGRSWFAELAAGGAEALRDELEAAGAEATAGMSALRDWLRDVYAPAVAGTPDGVGRERYARWARYYTGSDLDLDEAYAWGWEEFHRLNAEMRVEAEKVLPGATPLEALAHLDTAGQAIEGVDAVQQWLQALMDDAIAALDGTHFDLAEPVRRVESRIAPPGSAAAPYYTAPSLDFSRPGRTWLPTLGEERFPVWDLVSTWYHEGVPGHHLQLAQWVLVADRLSRYQATLGRVSANLEGWALYAERLMDELGFLTDPGHRLGYLNAQMLRATRVVLDIGMHLALPIPAHSPFRPGERWTPELGREFFGLYNGFSAAMLDSELVRYLGIPGQAIGYKLGERAWLAGRAAARKAHGDSFDPKAWHMAALSQGSLGLDDLVDELSRL; encoded by the coding sequence ATGTCCACCACCGCAGACAGCAGGCTCCCGCGTCAGATCGCCGACGCGTACGTCGACGCCTACACCGAGCTCGATCCCACCGCCGCCACCTACCTGGGCCTGCGCTCCGGCCAGGACCGGCTGCCCGACTACTCCCCCGCCGGGCTTGAGGCCGTCGCCGACCTCGCCCGCCGCACCCTCGCCGAACTCGACGCCTGCGGGCCGGTGGACGACGACACCGAGCGGCGCTGCGCCCGGCTGCTGCGGGAGCGGCTGACCGCGGAACTGGCCGTGCACGAGGCGGGCGAGAACCTGCGGCAGGTCAACATCCTCTTCAGCCCCGCCCACTCCGTGCGCGGCGTGTTCCAGATGATGCCGACCGACACCGACGAGGACTGGGCCGCGATCGCCGCCCGTCTGCGGGCGGTGCCGGCCGCGATGGAGGGCTTCCGCGAATCGCTGGCGGCGGGCCTGTCCCGCAGGCTGCTCGCGGCCCCGCGCCAGGTCGACACGGTGGTCGGGCAGTTGGACGAGTGGCTGGACGAGAGCGGGGACAGCGGCAGGAGCTGGTTCGCCGAGCTGGCCGCGGGCGGCGCCGAGGCGCTGCGCGACGAGCTGGAGGCCGCCGGCGCCGAGGCCACCGCCGGGATGAGCGCGCTGCGGGACTGGCTGCGCGATGTCTACGCCCCCGCCGTGGCCGGCACCCCGGACGGCGTAGGCCGCGAGCGCTACGCACGCTGGGCCCGCTACTACACCGGCTCGGACCTCGACCTGGACGAGGCGTACGCCTGGGGCTGGGAGGAGTTCCATCGCCTGAACGCCGAGATGCGCGTGGAGGCGGAGAAGGTGCTGCCCGGCGCCACCCCGCTGGAGGCCCTCGCCCATCTGGACACCGCCGGCCAGGCCATCGAGGGCGTCGACGCCGTACAGCAGTGGCTCCAGGCCCTCATGGACGATGCCATCGCCGCGCTCGACGGCACCCACTTCGACCTCGCCGAGCCCGTGCGTCGCGTGGAGTCACGGATCGCCCCGCCCGGCAGCGCCGCCGCGCCCTACTACACCGCGCCCTCGCTGGACTTCTCCCGGCCGGGCCGCACCTGGCTGCCCACCCTCGGCGAGGAGCGGTTCCCCGTCTGGGACCTGGTCAGCACCTGGTACCACGAGGGCGTACCCGGACACCACCTCCAGCTCGCCCAGTGGGTGCTCGTCGCCGACCGGCTCTCCCGCTACCAGGCCACCCTGGGCCGGGTCAGCGCCAACCTGGAGGGCTGGGCCCTGTACGCCGAGCGCCTCATGGACGAGCTCGGCTTCCTGACCGACCCCGGCCACCGCCTGGGCTACCTCAACGCCCAGATGCTGCGCGCCACCCGTGTCGTCCTCGACATCGGCATGCACCTCGCCCTCCCCATCCCGGCGCACAGCCCCTTCCGCCCCGGCGAGCGCTGGACCCCCGAGCTCGGCCGCGAGTTCTTCGGCCTCTACAACGGCTTCTCCGCCGCGATGCTCGACAGCGAGCTGGTCCGCTACCTCGGCATCCCCGGCCAGGCCATCGGCTACAAGCTCGGCGAGCGGGCCTGGCTCGCGGGGCGCGCCGCCGCCCGCAAGGCCCACGGCGACTCCTTCGACCCCAAGGCCTGGCACATGGCCGCGCTCTCGCAGGGCTCGCTGGGCCTGGACGACCTGGTCGACGAGCTGTCCCGGCTCTGA
- a CDS encoding GNAT family N-acetyltransferase — protein MTHLPSSNAKARRHRWRLDLIELAAGFRTWWARRHGHSPPSAPEPAAVPAAEGPAVLWRMRTTVRDTPGSLAAVCTALAADGIDILTLQTHPLAEGTVDEFLLRVPAAMAPGGLVQAVGGAGGRDTWVERADAHDLVDTPTRMLNLATRTAMDAAELPLALRQLFGRCSIRSLPAARADAPHEDVLEGTVMRLRDPSGGSITVERAYLPFTPTEFARARALVELDAQLGVRMPAGRDTLTLAEGDEIAIRRAGPEDLPAARAMHRRCSPATLAKRYHGPVADADRYLEHLLSPRFGQTLAVETASGRIAALAHLLWDGDETEVALLVEDGWQHQGIGAELLRRLTALAAEAGCGSVYAVTQATNTAMVATMRRLGLPLDYQVEDGTLVITATLAPADAPARPHR, from the coding sequence ATGACGCATCTGCCTTCCTCGAACGCCAAAGCCCGCCGCCACCGCTGGCGGCTCGACCTGATCGAGCTCGCCGCCGGTTTCCGCACATGGTGGGCACGCCGCCACGGCCATTCGCCGCCATCCGCACCGGAGCCGGCCGCCGTACCGGCCGCGGAAGGGCCCGCCGTCCTGTGGCGGATGCGTACGACCGTGCGGGACACGCCGGGCAGCCTGGCGGCCGTGTGCACGGCGCTGGCGGCGGACGGGATCGACATCCTGACCCTGCAGACGCACCCGCTGGCCGAGGGCACGGTGGACGAGTTCCTGCTGCGGGTCCCGGCGGCGATGGCGCCGGGCGGGCTCGTGCAGGCCGTGGGGGGTGCGGGCGGGCGGGACACGTGGGTCGAGCGGGCTGACGCGCACGATCTGGTGGACACCCCGACGCGGATGCTCAACCTGGCCACCCGGACGGCGATGGACGCGGCGGAACTGCCGTTGGCGCTGAGGCAGTTGTTCGGCCGGTGCAGTATCCGTTCGCTGCCCGCCGCACGGGCCGACGCTCCGCACGAGGACGTGCTGGAGGGGACCGTGATGCGGCTGCGCGACCCGTCCGGAGGCAGCATCACCGTGGAGCGCGCGTATCTGCCGTTCACCCCCACCGAGTTCGCGCGGGCCCGAGCGCTGGTCGAGCTCGACGCGCAGCTGGGCGTACGGATGCCCGCGGGCCGGGACACCCTGACGCTGGCCGAGGGCGACGAGATCGCCATCCGCCGGGCGGGGCCCGAGGATCTGCCGGCCGCCCGGGCGATGCACCGGCGCTGCTCGCCCGCGACGCTGGCGAAGCGCTACCACGGGCCGGTGGCGGACGCCGACCGTTACCTGGAGCACCTGCTCAGCCCGCGGTTCGGGCAGACGCTGGCCGTGGAGACCGCGTCGGGCCGGATCGCGGCGCTGGCCCACCTGCTGTGGGACGGCGACGAGACCGAGGTCGCCCTGCTGGTCGAGGACGGCTGGCAGCACCAGGGCATCGGGGCCGAACTGCTGCGCCGGCTGACCGCCCTGGCCGCCGAGGCGGGCTGCGGATCGGTCTACGCGGTGACCCAGGCAACCAACACCGCGATGGTCGCGACGATGCGACGCCTGGGCCTGCCGCTGGACTACCAGGTCGAGGACGGCACCCTGGTCATCACCGCGACCCTGGCGCCCGCGGACGCCCCCGCCCGGCCGCACCGCTGA
- a CDS encoding DUF1990 family protein — MGGVTDGFTYAEVGATRDPGSLPPPGFHLLRERTRLGDGPEVFTAAGRALLGWRMQRAAGLRVDPAATDAAPGVRVVMRAGPVRIPCEVVWTVREERRTGFAYGTLAGHPECGEESFVVEQEDDGSVWLTVTAFSRPAAWYLRAAGPVTRMVQRAAARRYGRCLRRLTQDQSQER, encoded by the coding sequence ATGGGCGGCGTGACGGACGGCTTCACGTACGCCGAAGTGGGAGCGACCCGGGACCCCGGGTCGCTCCCGCCGCCGGGCTTCCACCTGCTGCGCGAGCGCACCCGGCTCGGCGACGGTCCGGAGGTCTTCACGGCGGCCGGGCGGGCGCTGCTCGGCTGGCGGATGCAGCGCGCCGCCGGGCTGCGGGTCGACCCGGCTGCGACCGATGCCGCGCCGGGGGTGCGGGTCGTGATGCGGGCGGGGCCGGTACGGATCCCGTGCGAGGTGGTCTGGACGGTGCGCGAGGAGCGGCGGACCGGCTTCGCGTACGGGACGCTCGCCGGGCACCCGGAGTGCGGCGAGGAGTCGTTCGTCGTGGAGCAGGAGGACGACGGATCGGTGTGGCTGACGGTGACCGCCTTCAGCCGCCCGGCGGCCTGGTATCTGCGGGCGGCCGGGCCGGTCACCCGGATGGTGCAACGGGCGGCGGCCCGCCGATACGGCCGGTGTCTGCGCCGATTGACACAGGACCAATCACAGGAAAGGTGA
- a CDS encoding alkaline phosphatase D family protein — protein sequence MSNESGSGTGTGSSAVGRRSVLRGGLAASGALLVPVAVAAPAFARSGRPAAPWGVQAGDVTANSGLVWVRSDRPARMLVETSATGSFRDARRWHGPLLGSGSDFTGTTALHGLPSGEQIHYRVTLADPDDPRRTGEPVTGTFRTAPARARRGVRFVWSGDLAGQGWGINRDIGGYRIYDAMGALDPDFFLCSGDNIYADGPISATAALPDGSLYRNVTTEEKSKVAETLAEFRGNFRYNLLDDALRRFNAQVPSVIQWDDHEVRNNWYPGEVIAATDTRYTEKNVDVLAARARRAFSEYFPISTLRRPDGRVYRVHHHGPLLDVFVLDMRTYRNANSPGTQTDDPQGILGREQLEWLKRELARSRATWKVIAADMPLGLVVPDATEGKANIEAVAQGDPGAPLGRELQIAELLRFIKHRRITGTLWLTADVHHTSAQHYDPSRAAFTDFEPFWEFVSGPLNAGAFPANALDATFGPDRVFLKAPAVANVSPAEGYQFFGEVDIDAASGELTVRLREQDGTVLFTQVLQPGRVGQ from the coding sequence ATGTCGAACGAATCCGGCTCCGGCACCGGCACCGGCTCATCGGCGGTGGGACGCCGCTCCGTACTGCGCGGCGGGCTCGCCGCCTCGGGGGCGCTGCTGGTGCCCGTGGCGGTGGCGGCGCCCGCGTTCGCCCGGTCGGGGCGGCCCGCGGCGCCCTGGGGCGTGCAGGCCGGTGACGTGACGGCGAATTCCGGCCTGGTGTGGGTGCGCTCGGACCGCCCGGCCCGGATGCTCGTCGAGACCTCGGCCACCGGCTCGTTCCGGGACGCCCGCCGGTGGCACGGCCCGCTGCTGGGCTCCGGGAGCGACTTCACCGGTACGACGGCGCTGCACGGCCTGCCGTCCGGCGAGCAGATCCACTACCGGGTGACCCTCGCCGACCCCGACGACCCCCGCCGCACCGGCGAGCCGGTCACCGGCACCTTCCGCACCGCCCCCGCCCGCGCGCGCCGCGGGGTGCGCTTCGTGTGGTCCGGCGACCTGGCCGGGCAGGGCTGGGGCATCAACCGCGACATCGGGGGCTATCGGATCTACGACGCGATGGGGGCGCTGGACCCGGACTTCTTCCTGTGCAGCGGCGACAACATCTACGCCGACGGCCCGATCTCCGCCACGGCCGCCCTCCCGGACGGCTCGCTCTACCGCAACGTCACCACCGAGGAGAAGTCCAAGGTGGCCGAGACGCTCGCGGAGTTCCGCGGCAACTTCCGCTACAACCTGCTCGACGACGCGCTGCGCCGCTTCAACGCCCAGGTGCCGTCCGTCATCCAGTGGGACGACCACGAGGTCCGCAACAACTGGTACCCCGGCGAGGTGATCGCCGCCACGGACACCCGCTACACCGAGAAGAACGTGGACGTGCTGGCCGCCCGCGCCCGCCGGGCCTTCTCCGAGTACTTCCCCATCTCCACCCTGCGCCGCCCCGACGGCCGGGTCTACCGGGTTCACCACCACGGGCCGCTGCTGGACGTGTTCGTGCTCGACATGCGCACGTACCGCAACGCGAACTCCCCCGGCACCCAGACCGACGACCCGCAGGGCATCCTCGGCCGCGAGCAGCTGGAGTGGCTCAAGCGCGAGCTGGCCCGCTCCCGCGCGACCTGGAAGGTCATCGCCGCCGACATGCCGCTGGGCCTGGTCGTCCCCGACGCCACGGAGGGCAAGGCCAACATCGAGGCCGTCGCCCAGGGCGACCCCGGCGCGCCGCTCGGCCGCGAGCTGCAGATCGCCGAGCTGCTGCGCTTCATCAAGCACCGCCGCATCACCGGCACCCTGTGGCTCACCGCCGACGTCCACCACACCTCCGCCCAGCACTACGACCCCTCCCGGGCCGCCTTCACCGACTTCGAGCCCTTCTGGGAGTTCGTCTCCGGCCCCCTCAACGCCGGCGCCTTCCCCGCCAACGCGCTCGACGCCACCTTCGGCCCCGACCGGGTCTTCCTCAAAGCCCCCGCCGTCGCCAACGTCTCCCCCGCCGAGGGCTACCAGTTCTTCGGCGAGGTCGACATCGACGCCGCCTCCGGCGAGCTCACCGTCCGCCTGCGCGAGCAGGACGGCACGGTCCTGTTCACCCAGGTGCTCCAGCCCGGCCGGGTGGGGCAGTAA
- a CDS encoding PucR family transcriptional regulator, which translates to MSDQNPAGQPPQATAERLTVRDILDLELVAPWGAEVVAGAAHLHRAVRWLHVAEALDVGVMLNGGEMVLTTGLLLAGDERAQREYIESMQRADVSAVVLGLGRAFRTTPEPMRRAAERCGVPLIVLHRPAPFARLTEEVHSRLVHGRFAALNLSDRIRSSLTTLNLSGASLQQVLDEIASYSGCPAVLVNLAQRVLASAGDKGSLSELMRDWDRVSRQVAGLIGTAASTTATSAVTVGPDGWIVASLEARGRQWGRLVLFGYQGSEEFGRVLGARAAEALVMHRLLGDDLDRGWEDQAAESLLLDLASGAARPEQLLTRVRAAGLPVNRRTFVPVVVRLLQEPAAGRDDMPELIDRVLAENPAVAGLVARIGASGTAVLLSIPYDRSDENADAAVHRVAVQVHEGLAATGRTAVVGAGFGCTELDGIRRSFVEAVHVADAAVAGPPKAPVARLRDVRLRGLVRLLRDEPELQAFIERELGPLLQNPSLLDVLRTYLETGRNKSLAAQVSHVSRPAFYRRLESIETLLGIDLDDWEQLTSLYVALLAHEAQRAAGPGSNR; encoded by the coding sequence TTGAGCGACCAGAATCCGGCCGGTCAGCCGCCGCAGGCCACGGCGGAGCGGCTCACCGTGCGCGACATCCTCGACCTGGAACTGGTCGCGCCGTGGGGAGCCGAGGTGGTGGCGGGCGCCGCGCATCTGCACCGCGCGGTGCGATGGCTGCATGTCGCGGAGGCACTGGACGTCGGGGTGATGCTCAACGGCGGCGAGATGGTGCTCACCACCGGGCTGCTGCTGGCGGGCGACGAGCGGGCCCAGCGCGAGTACATCGAGTCGATGCAGCGCGCCGACGTGTCCGCCGTGGTGCTGGGGCTGGGCCGGGCCTTCCGTACGACCCCGGAGCCGATGCGGCGGGCGGCCGAGCGCTGCGGGGTGCCGCTGATCGTGCTGCACCGGCCCGCGCCGTTCGCCCGGCTGACCGAGGAGGTGCACTCGCGGCTGGTGCACGGGCGGTTCGCGGCGCTGAACCTCTCCGACCGGATCCGGTCCTCGCTGACGACCCTGAACCTGTCCGGCGCGTCGCTCCAGCAGGTGCTCGACGAGATCGCCTCGTACAGCGGCTGCCCGGCCGTCCTGGTGAACCTGGCCCAGCGGGTGCTCGCCTCGGCTGGCGACAAGGGGTCGCTGAGCGAGCTGATGCGCGACTGGGACCGGGTGTCCCGGCAGGTGGCGGGACTGATCGGCACGGCCGCGTCCACGACGGCCACCAGCGCTGTCACCGTCGGTCCGGACGGCTGGATCGTGGCCTCGCTGGAGGCGCGGGGCCGCCAGTGGGGGCGGCTGGTGCTCTTCGGCTACCAGGGCTCCGAGGAGTTCGGCCGCGTACTGGGCGCCCGGGCCGCCGAGGCCCTGGTCATGCACCGCCTGCTCGGCGACGACCTCGACCGGGGCTGGGAGGACCAGGCCGCCGAGTCCCTGCTGCTCGACCTCGCCTCGGGCGCGGCCCGCCCCGAGCAGCTGCTGACCCGGGTCCGGGCGGCCGGGCTGCCGGTCAACCGGCGCACCTTCGTGCCCGTGGTCGTACGCCTCCTCCAGGAGCCCGCCGCCGGGCGGGACGACATGCCCGAGCTGATCGACCGCGTGCTCGCCGAGAACCCGGCCGTCGCCGGCCTGGTGGCCCGGATCGGGGCGTCGGGCACCGCGGTCCTGCTGAGCATCCCCTACGACCGGTCCGACGAGAACGCCGACGCCGCCGTGCACCGGGTCGCCGTCCAGGTGCACGAGGGCCTCGCCGCGACCGGCCGCACCGCCGTGGTCGGGGCCGGCTTCGGCTGTACGGAGCTGGACGGGATCCGCCGCTCCTTCGTCGAGGCGGTGCATGTGGCCGACGCCGCCGTGGCCGGCCCCCCGAAGGCCCCCGTGGCGCGGCTGCGCGACGTACGGCTGCGCGGACTCGTACGGCTGCTGCGCGACGAGCCGGAGCTGCAGGCCTTCATCGAGCGCGAACTCGGGCCGCTGCTGCAGAACCCGTCCCTGCTGGACGTACTGCGCACCTACCTGGAGACCGGCCGCAACAAGTCGCTGGCCGCCCAGGTCAGCCATGTCAGCCGGCCCGCCTTCTACCGGCGGCTGGAGAGCATCGAGACGCTGCTCGGCATCGACCTGGACGACTGGGAGCAGCTCACCTCCCTCTACGTCGCCCTGCTCGCGCATGAGGCGCAACGCGCGGCGGGGCCCGGGTCCAACCGCTGA
- a CDS encoding NCS1 family nucleobase:cation symporter-1, translating to MTATAPPPPSTPERTVADGRVELPADAVPSGPYANEDLLPVPLAQRKWTTYNFTALWVGMAHNVASWTLASGLVALGMDWKQAVLTIALANVIVLVPMLLTGHAGPKYGIPFPVFARAAFGIRGANLPALIRAAVACAWFGIQTWIGGSGIFLLAGKLFGDGWSGAGQFGGYPWTQWLSFVIFWAIQIAIIIRGMETVRRFENWAAPFVIVGAVALLIWISVKAGGFGTLLDQPSKLGWGSGFWKVFFPALMGMIGFWSTLSLNIPDFTRYAANQKAQLRGQSFGLPTTMTLFALLSVLVTSGSEAVYGEAIWDPVALAAKIDNWAGILFALVTVLVATLSVNIAANTVSPAFDLSNMAPRKITFRTGALITAGLGVVIFPWKLLASPQAYIFTWLGTVGGLLGTVAGILIADYWLIRRTELDLEDLYKAGGRYWYDGGWNWRALVAFAIGGILAIGGSHSALDTKGVKQGPFPVDGIIPFLKPLADYGWAVGLAASLLAYFLLTRFVPDGKSAEPVAN from the coding sequence ATGACAGCCACCGCGCCACCGCCCCCGTCCACCCCCGAAAGAACCGTGGCCGACGGCCGCGTCGAGCTTCCCGCCGACGCGGTCCCGTCCGGTCCGTACGCCAACGAGGACCTGCTCCCGGTCCCGCTGGCACAACGCAAGTGGACCACGTACAACTTCACCGCGCTGTGGGTCGGCATGGCCCACAACGTCGCCTCCTGGACGCTCGCCTCGGGTCTGGTCGCCCTCGGCATGGACTGGAAGCAGGCGGTCCTGACGATCGCCCTGGCGAACGTCATCGTGCTGGTCCCGATGCTGCTGACGGGCCATGCCGGTCCCAAGTACGGCATTCCGTTCCCCGTCTTCGCCCGTGCCGCGTTCGGCATCCGGGGCGCCAACCTGCCGGCGCTGATCCGGGCCGCCGTGGCCTGTGCCTGGTTCGGCATCCAGACCTGGATCGGCGGCTCCGGCATCTTCCTGCTCGCCGGAAAGCTCTTCGGCGACGGGTGGTCGGGGGCCGGCCAGTTCGGCGGCTATCCGTGGACCCAGTGGCTGTCGTTCGTGATCTTCTGGGCGATCCAGATCGCGATCATCATCCGTGGCATGGAGACGGTGCGGCGCTTCGAGAACTGGGCGGCGCCGTTCGTCATCGTCGGCGCGGTCGCGCTGCTGATCTGGATCAGCGTCAAGGCGGGCGGCTTCGGCACCCTGCTGGACCAGCCGTCCAAGCTCGGCTGGGGCAGCGGCTTCTGGAAGGTCTTCTTCCCGGCCCTGATGGGCATGATCGGCTTCTGGTCGACCCTGTCGCTGAACATCCCGGACTTCACCCGCTACGCCGCCAACCAGAAGGCACAGCTGCGCGGCCAGTCCTTCGGCCTGCCCACCACCATGACCCTCTTCGCCCTGCTGTCGGTCCTGGTGACCTCGGGCTCCGAGGCCGTCTACGGCGAGGCCATCTGGGACCCGGTCGCACTGGCCGCCAAGATCGACAACTGGGCGGGCATCCTCTTCGCCCTGGTCACCGTGCTGGTCGCGACCCTGTCGGTGAACATCGCCGCCAACACGGTCTCGCCCGCATTCGACCTGTCCAACATGGCCCCGCGCAAGATCACCTTCCGTACCGGTGCGCTGATCACCGCCGGGCTCGGTGTGGTCATCTTCCCGTGGAAGCTGCTGGCCAGCCCGCAGGCGTACATCTTCACCTGGCTGGGCACCGTCGGCGGTCTGCTCGGCACCGTGGCCGGCATCCTGATCGCCGACTACTGGCTGATCCGCCGCACCGAGCTGGACCTGGAGGACCTCTACAAGGCCGGCGGCCGCTACTGGTACGACGGCGGCTGGAACTGGCGGGCCCTGGTCGCCTTCGCCATCGGCGGCATCCTGGCCATCGGCGGCTCGCACTCGGCGCTGGACACCAAGGGCGTCAAGCAGGGTCCGTTCCCGGTGGACGGGATCATTCCCTTCCTCAAGCCGCTCGCGGACTACGGATGGGCGGTCGGCCTGGCCGCGTCGCTCCTCGCCTACTTCCTGCTGACCCGGTTCGTCCCGGACGGCAAGAGCGCGGAGCCGGTCGCGAACTGA
- a CDS encoding TIGR03842 family LLM class F420-dependent oxidoreductase codes for MDFGLVLQADPPASAVVELMKRAEDQGFTYGWTFDSAVLWQEPFVIYSQILAKTERMIVGPMVTNPGTRTWEVTASTFATLNEMFGNRTVCGIGRGDSAMRVAGRKPNTLARIEEAMHVIRELGEGREADLGGTVIRMPWIKDGKLPVWMAAYGPKALAMTGEKADGFILQLADLYLTEWMVKAVKDAAVAAGRDPDDVKICVAAPAYVTQDDSPEALAHARDQCRWFGGMVGNHVADLVSKYGQTSDMVPEELTEYIKARQGYDYSHHGRTGNPDTAFVPDEIVDRFCLIGTAEQHIEKLNALKALGVDQFALYNMQDAKESTIDVYGTTVIPAVNS; via the coding sequence ATGGATTTCGGTCTCGTACTGCAGGCGGATCCGCCCGCGTCGGCCGTCGTGGAGCTGATGAAGCGCGCGGAGGACCAGGGCTTCACGTACGGCTGGACCTTCGACTCGGCGGTGCTGTGGCAGGAGCCGTTCGTCATCTACAGCCAGATCCTGGCCAAGACCGAGCGGATGATCGTCGGCCCGATGGTCACCAACCCGGGCACCCGCACCTGGGAGGTCACCGCCTCCACCTTCGCGACGCTGAACGAGATGTTCGGCAACCGGACGGTCTGCGGCATCGGCCGCGGCGACTCCGCGATGCGCGTGGCGGGCCGCAAGCCCAACACCCTGGCCCGGATCGAAGAGGCCATGCATGTCATCCGGGAGCTCGGGGAGGGCCGCGAGGCCGACCTCGGCGGCACGGTGATCCGGATGCCGTGGATCAAGGACGGCAAGCTGCCGGTGTGGATGGCGGCGTACGGCCCCAAGGCGCTGGCCATGACCGGCGAGAAGGCCGACGGGTTCATCCTGCAGCTCGCCGACCTGTACCTCACCGAGTGGATGGTCAAGGCAGTCAAGGACGCGGCCGTCGCCGCCGGCCGCGACCCCGACGACGTCAAGATCTGCGTCGCCGCCCCGGCGTACGTCACGCAGGACGACTCCCCCGAGGCGCTGGCCCACGCCCGTGACCAGTGCCGCTGGTTCGGCGGCATGGTCGGCAACCATGTGGCCGACCTGGTGAGCAAGTACGGCCAGACCTCCGACATGGTCCCGGAGGAGCTGACCGAGTACATCAAGGCCCGGCAGGGGTACGACTACTCCCATCACGGCCGGACCGGGAACCCGGACACGGCCTTCGTGCCCGACGAGATCGTGGACCGCTTCTGCCTGATCGGCACCGCCGAACAGCACATCGAGAAGCTCAACGCCCTCAAGGCACTGGGCGTCGACCAGTTCGCGCTCTACAACATGCAGGACGCCAAGGAGTCGACCATCGACGTCTACGGCACGACGGTCATCCCCGCTGTCAACTCCTGA
- the hydA gene encoding dihydropyrimidinase: MSRTLIRGGLVITAAEEVHADVLIEGEQIVALAATGSAVAQGWTAESVIDATGQYVIPGGIDAHTHMELPFGGTSASDTFETGSRAAAWGGTTTIVDFAVQSVGESLRSGLDAWHAKAEGNCAVDYAFHMIMSDVTENSLKEMDLLVDEGVTSFKLFMAYPGVFYSDDGKILRAMQRGADNGGLVMMHAENGIAIDVLVEQALASGKTDPRYHGEVRRELLEAEATHRAIKLAEVAGSPLYVVHVSAASAVAELAAARDRGLNVFGETCPQYMFLSTDNLAEPDFEGSKYVCSTPLRPREHQAELWKGLRTNDLQVVSTDHCPFCFSGQKELGRGDFSKIPNGLPGVENRMDLLHQGVVEGRISRRRWIEIACATPARMFGLYPRKGTIAPGADADIVIYDPNAEQTISAATHHMNVDYSAYEGMQVRGKSRTVLSRGTVIIDDDRYLGRAGHGRYQTRETCQYLI, from the coding sequence TTGAGCCGAACCCTGATCCGCGGCGGTCTGGTGATCACCGCCGCCGAGGAGGTCCACGCGGACGTCCTCATCGAGGGCGAGCAGATCGTCGCCCTGGCCGCCACCGGCAGCGCCGTCGCGCAGGGCTGGACGGCAGAGTCGGTGATCGACGCGACCGGCCAGTACGTCATCCCCGGCGGCATCGACGCCCACACCCACATGGAGCTGCCCTTCGGCGGCACCTCGGCCTCGGACACCTTCGAGACCGGCAGCCGGGCCGCCGCCTGGGGCGGTACGACGACGATCGTGGACTTCGCCGTCCAGTCGGTGGGCGAGAGCCTGCGCAGCGGCCTGGACGCCTGGCACGCCAAGGCGGAGGGCAACTGCGCGGTCGACTACGCCTTCCACATGATCATGTCGGACGTGACCGAGAACAGCCTCAAGGAGATGGATCTCCTCGTGGACGAGGGAGTCACCTCCTTCAAGCTGTTCATGGCCTACCCGGGCGTCTTCTACAGCGACGACGGCAAGATCCTGCGGGCCATGCAGCGCGGCGCCGACAACGGCGGGCTGGTCATGATGCACGCCGAGAACGGCATCGCCATCGACGTGCTGGTCGAGCAGGCGCTCGCATCCGGGAAGACCGACCCGCGCTACCACGGCGAGGTGCGCAGGGAGCTGCTGGAGGCCGAGGCCACCCACCGGGCGATCAAGCTCGCGGAGGTCGCCGGTTCGCCGCTGTACGTCGTGCACGTCTCGGCGGCGTCGGCGGTGGCGGAGCTGGCGGCGGCCCGCGACCGGGGGCTGAACGTCTTCGGCGAGACCTGCCCGCAGTACATGTTCCTGTCCACGGACAACCTGGCCGAGCCGGACTTCGAGGGCTCCAAGTACGTCTGCTCGACCCCGCTGCGGCCCAGGGAGCACCAGGCCGAGCTGTGGAAGGGCCTGCGCACCAACGACCTCCAGGTGGTGTCCACGGACCACTGCCCGTTCTGCTTCAGCGGGCAGAAGGAGCTGGGCCGGGGCGACTTCTCGAAGATCCCCAACGGCCTGCCCGGCGTCGAGAACCGCATGGACCTGCTCCACCAGGGGGTCGTGGAGGGCCGGATCTCGCGCCGCCGCTGGATCGAGATCGCCTGCGCCACCCCGGCCCGGATGTTCGGCCTCTACCCGCGCAAGGGCACGATCGCGCCGGGCGCCGACGCCGACATCGTCATCTACGACCCGAACGCCGAGCAGACCATCTCGGCGGCCACGCATCACATGAACGTGGACTACTCGGCGTACGAGGGCATGCAGGTGCGCGGCAAGTCCCGGACCGTGCTGTCGCGCGGCACCGTGATCATCGACGACGACCGCTACCTGGGACGGGCCGGGCACGGCCGCTACCAGACCCGCGAGACCTGTCAGTACCTCATCTAG